Below is a window of Paramagnetospirillum magneticum AMB-1 DNA.
CCCAGCGTGCCTTCCAGGGCGATGACGTCGCCGGGACGGACCAGGGCGGCCAGCTTGCGGCCCAGGCGGATGGTGTCGGCCTCGACGGGCAGATCGAAGGAAATGACCAGACTCATGCCTTGGCCCTCGGATGGGCGTCACGATAGACGCGGGTGAGACGCGCCGCATCCACCTCGGTATAGCGCTGAGTGGTGGACAGCGAGGAATGGCCCAGCAATTCCTGAATGGTCCGGAGATCGCCGCCGCCGGCCAGCAGATGGGTGGCGAAGGAATGCCGCAGCGCATGGGGCGTGGCGGTCTCGGGCAGGCCCATCATCTGTCTGAGGCGGCGCATCTGCCGCTGCACCACGCCGGGATTGAGCGGCCCGCCGCGCGCGCCGAGAAAGATCGGGTCGGTGGGCTCGGCCGGATAGGGCAGGCGCTTCAGGTAATCGGCGATGGCGTCCCGGACCACGGGCAGCACGGGGACCACCCGCTGCTTGTTGCCCTTGCCGGTGATGACCATGGTGTCGCCCTTGGGCAGGTCGCGGCGGGTCAGCGACAGGGCCTCGCCCAGGCGCAGCCCCGCACCGTAAAGCAGGGTGAACAGCGCCACGTCGCGGGCCGCCAGCCAGGGCTCGTCATGCAATTCGCCCGCGCTGGACAAGGCTTCCAGCGCCTCGTCGGGGGCCAGGGGCTTGGGAACCGATTTCGGCGGGCGCGGCGACTTCACCGCCTTGAGCGCCGGGTTGTGGACCAGATCGTGGCGGTCGAGAAACTTGAAGAAGCCGCGCAGGGTGGACATCAGGCGGGCCAGGGACGACCGGCCCAACCCGTCCTGGGTGCGGCGCGCCAGGAAGGCGCGGAAATCCCCCGCCCCCAGGCTTGCCAGAGCGGCCAGATCGGGCTCGGCGGCCAGATGCTCGGTCAGGAAGGTCAGGAAGGCGGCCAGGTCGCGGCCATAGCCGTCCAGGGTATGGGACGAGGCCCGCCGCTCGGATCCCAGCCACTGCCACCACGATTCCACCGCGCGGGCCAGATCGGCCTTTGCCGCGAAATGGATGGGACTGGGAGGCATGGGAACCAACGCTCCGGGAAGAGTCGCCCCGAGGCCTGCCCCGGGGCGACAAGGTGGCGTGCCTAGGCGGAGCCTGCCAGCGGATCGTCGCCGAAGCGATTGGCACCCTCGGTGCCGCGCTTGCAGAACCACACCAGCATCAGGATGAAGCCGATGATCGGAACCAGGAAAATCAGCATCCACCAGCCCGACTTGTCCACATCGTGCAGGCGGCGGACCGATACCGCCAGCGACGGCACGAACAGACCGATCAGCAGGACGACGGGCAAAACCGACAGCGCACCATCGGCGGCCCCGGCGATCACCGAGAAGATCATGCTGACGATGAAATAGAACAAATTGAAGAACCAGTATTCCGACCGGATGGCCCGGCCCTGGAACGTGGCGTACTTACTCAGGTTGGTTTTGACAGCGGTTATGAAGTCCATATGGTCCCCCTCGATTTTAACATCTACCCCACAAATCTCCGCACCGAGCCCTCGACCACCCGAGCCAGGAAGGTGATCAGTTCGGTGGCCTGGCCGGCATGGAAGGTTCGGCCGTGACGCGACCCCAGCGCCATGGCCCCATCCGGTGACTTCCCCCCGGGCGACAGACGAACCACCGCCGAGGACTGCACCAGCCCGGCGCCGTCCCCGAACAGGGCGGGATCGCCCGGCATTTCCTCGGTCAGGGCGCAATCGCGGTCGGGACCGCCCATGATCCCCGCCACGGTGCCGACGGGAAGGGACAGGATGCCGGGGGCTCGCAATTCCGGCAGCACCTCGTCCGACTCCTCGAAGCACAGCGTCGCCACGTCCACGTCCAGCAGGGCCGGCAGGTCGTCGGAGACGGCTTCCACCAGCTCGGCCATGTTGTCGGCGCCCAGGATGGACAGCACGGCACGATGGGTGCGGGTCTGGATCGACATATTGGAGCGCG
It encodes the following:
- a CDS encoding tyrosine recombinase XerC gives rise to the protein MPPSPIHFAAKADLARAVESWWQWLGSERRASSHTLDGYGRDLAAFLTFLTEHLAAEPDLAALASLGAGDFRAFLARRTQDGLGRSSLARLMSTLRGFFKFLDRHDLVHNPALKAVKSPRPPKSVPKPLAPDEALEALSSAGELHDEPWLAARDVALFTLLYGAGLRLGEALSLTRRDLPKGDTMVITGKGNKQRVVPVLPVVRDAIADYLKRLPYPAEPTDPIFLGARGGPLNPGVVQRQMRRLRQMMGLPETATPHALRHSFATHLLAGGGDLRTIQELLGHSSLSTTQRYTEVDAARLTRVYRDAHPRAKA
- a CDS encoding DUF484 family protein, with product MARKRDDAALHLPLPDERQVMAFLQAHPDFLVRHPDLLLSLSPPSRWGGEDGVLDMQVFMIDRLRDEVERVRGAAEHLIHTSRSNMSIQTRTHRAVLSILGADNMAELVEAVSDDLPALLDVDVATLCFEESDEVLPELRAPGILSLPVGTVAGIMGGPDRDCALTEEMPGDPALFGDGAGLVQSSAVVRLSPGGKSPDGAMALGSRHGRTFHAGQATELITFLARVVEGSVRRFVG
- a CDS encoding DUF805 domain-containing protein, yielding MDFITAVKTNLSKYATFQGRAIRSEYWFFNLFYFIVSMIFSVIAGAADGALSVLPVVLLIGLFVPSLAVSVRRLHDVDKSGWWMLIFLVPIIGFILMLVWFCKRGTEGANRFGDDPLAGSA